The genomic stretch gcaacacacaaaaaacattcTCTTTGTTTAAATATATTAGGTCTTTCTAACATATACACCGCGACAACATTTATGTAAGATTGTATGTGATGTAACATCGTACGAATGAATTAGGTGTTAGGGGCTTATTGTTGAGAGTTTTCTTGTGACTCATACAACAACTGGCATTAGTTAACCTTTCGAAGACGGCACTCACCAGTATCAGTATCGAATCTTTCCTCTATTCTGTTTTTAAGTGTCTTTAACATCAAAAAGATTagcacaaaatcttttacttcaattgtttgacCCAAAGCCAGTGGTATTTATAAATTACTTTTGTGGTTACTGTTTTGTTGTCAACAGATGACATAGCCGTCTGCAAAATTGTTGCCACCAATAAGAACGAATGCACGGGTCTTCGATCCAGTTTTCgttaatttcttaaattaatCTTTGTTCGACTGTATGCTTACACACTACGACTTGCACAGTCAGTCAACAGTCATCAAACGATGCGATGAGTGTTTAGAACATTTATCGTGTTCCACGTAAAGATTATAATCTGAACTTTgattaaattgttttcattgtacCACCGATGCGTAAATGTTCTGTTTACGAAATGCTAGACGACGCAGAGACTATCAAAAAATCGGGTCGGAATGTACGTTGACCTGTAAATTAGGCTTGCGATGATGataaaatgataataattaacattttgtcagtttgaaatattaatttcttttcttatcAATGTTTTACAGCTGGTTTCTTTGGAGTCAGACATTGTCAAGtgtttttgctgtttttaTGCCTGACAATTGCGTATGGAATGAGAGTAAATCTTTCCGTTGCCATTGTGGCTATGCTGGACCGTCAATCGGCGAACCCAGATTTCGAGGTAGGTTTGAATTGATTTAGTGCTTTCGTATTTTAACGTTTCTGATTATATCGCAAACTGTAATTGCTAGGAATTTGATTGGGACGAGTCATCAAAATCTCTAGTTTTAAGCAGTTTCTTTTGGGGTTACATCATTACACAAATTCCAGCTGGTCAGTTGGCTGAACGGTGTGGTGCGAAGTATCTACTTTTGGTGGCTATGTCTATATGTTCTCTATTAACCACTCTGACACCGTTATGTGCATCTTACGGTGGATGGATGGTAAGCCGAtcaaatttatcgaatttaaactttttttatgtacTTTTCGTCTCTGAAGGCTTTGTGTGCACTGAGAGTTCTAGAAGGACTATGTCAGGGTGTCCTGTTTCCCTCAACACATTCACTACTTTCCAAATGGGCACCTGCATCCGAGAGAGCTACTCTTGGAACATATTGTTACTCCGGTTCACAATTCGGTACGGTTGTCATGTTGTCGATAAGCGGAATTCTTGCTTCGTCTGCTATGGGCTGGCCttccatattttatttttctggtGTGGCTGGTGGAGTTTGGGCGATATTTTGGTTCATATTCGGAAGTAATTCGCCGTCCGAATACAGAAATATTTCAGCAGAAGAGCGAGCCTTTATAGAGTCAGCTGTTGAAACTGCATCAACAACTgatgaaacaaagaaaagacCACCAACGCCCTGGTTGGCTATGTTTACCTCACTGCCATTCATTTCATTAATAATTGTTCATTCGGCGCACAATTGGGGATTCTGGACATTGCTGACAAAGATACCAGCATATATGGCCAGTGTTCTGGGATTAGACATCAAATCGGTAAGACATTGCGATTGGAGCGAATTTCGTTatttgacaataaaaaaatggtttttcagaATGCACTCCTCTCCGCACTTCCTTATTTTGCCATGATGATGATGAGCTACTTCTTCAGTTATCTGTCCAGTGTTTTGGTTAAAACGAACTGGGTGCCGCTACAATACAGcagaaaacttttcaattcaatagGTAAATCTTTCGAAGATGTCAGTGCTGTTGATAGCTCTGAAAGCTCCGAAGAAAAAGTTAGTAGAAGCgggaaactaaattttgaccTCTCATCACTTTCAGGTCATTGGATACCAATGATTGCATTGGTTGCACTTGGATATGTAACAAGTGAACAGAAGAATTTGGCAATCGGTCTACTTACCCTAGCTGTTGGTATAAACGCTGCCACATATCTTGGTTTTCAAGtaagaaaaatctaaaattttaaatgaatttactaACAAGTCCCCTCGGAACAGTGTAACCACATTGACTTAGCGCCAAACTATGCCGGTACTTTAATGGGAATAACCAACTGTTGTGCCAATATTATGTCGATCATAGCGCCATTAGTTGTGGGTGTAATAGTAAAAGAGGAAGTGAGTAAAcgacaaaatttcgttaaaattcgAACGAAATTCTAGCGCATTTGTTTTACAGAGTAATTCTGATCAATGGCGAATAGTATTCTTCATATCGGCTGGGGTGTACTTTGTTGGCAATCTTTTGTTTGTGATATTCAGCAAAACGAATGTTCAGCACTGGAATGAGCCCGCAAAGAGaagtaagaatttttttttggttcaaacAGATGATCGGCAAGACCATTTTGCCAATTTAAGATAGTTTAGCCTGGGGGAAcacatttttattcgaaataaattgtCCTTTTCAGACGACGAACGAAATGGTTCTACAGCGGCAGCGGTAGCATAGCCTCCATTCGAACCGAAATGATTATTCTAATCGTGCATCTTACATGTTGCGTGTTGCTTCGATAATCGTGGAAAGTCAAGCTCAAAAAACGTACATGAAAGTTGATAATTAAACGGCTCAA from Bradysia coprophila strain Holo2 unplaced genomic scaffold, BU_Bcop_v1 contig_138, whole genome shotgun sequence encodes the following:
- the LOC119074087 gene encoding putative inorganic phosphate cotransporter isoform X2, which produces MFCLRNARRRRDYQKIGSESGFFGVRHCQVFLLFLCLTIAYGMRVNLSVAIVAMLDRQSANPDFEEFDWDESSKSLVLSSFFWGYIITQIPAGQLAERCGAKYLLLVAMSICSLLTTLTPLCASYGGWMALCALRVLEGLCQGVLFPSTHSLLSKWAPASERATLGTYCYSGSQFGTVVMLSISGILASSAMGWPSIFYFSGVAGGVWAIFWFIFGSNSPSEYRNISAEERAFIESAVETASTTDETKKRPPTPWLAMFTSLPFISLIIVHSAHNWGFWTLLTKIPAYMASVLGLDIKSNALLSALPYFAMMMMSYFFSYLSSVLVKTNWVPLQYSRKLFNSIGHWIPMIALVALGYVTSEQKNLAIGLLTLAVGINAATYLGFQCNHIDLAPNYAGTLMGITNCCANIMSIIAPLVVGVIVKEESNSDQWRIVFFISAGVYFVGNLLFVIFSKTNVQHWNEPAKRNDERNGSTAAAVA
- the LOC119074087 gene encoding putative inorganic phosphate cotransporter isoform X1, with the translated sequence MKSKNLWTVSVDYAKRSSLATLSESNASTEEKVQKPPGFFGVRHCQVFLLFLCLTIAYGMRVNLSVAIVAMLDRQSANPDFEEFDWDESSKSLVLSSFFWGYIITQIPAGQLAERCGAKYLLLVAMSICSLLTTLTPLCASYGGWMALCALRVLEGLCQGVLFPSTHSLLSKWAPASERATLGTYCYSGSQFGTVVMLSISGILASSAMGWPSIFYFSGVAGGVWAIFWFIFGSNSPSEYRNISAEERAFIESAVETASTTDETKKRPPTPWLAMFTSLPFISLIIVHSAHNWGFWTLLTKIPAYMASVLGLDIKSNALLSALPYFAMMMMSYFFSYLSSVLVKTNWVPLQYSRKLFNSIGHWIPMIALVALGYVTSEQKNLAIGLLTLAVGINAATYLGFQCNHIDLAPNYAGTLMGITNCCANIMSIIAPLVVGVIVKEESNSDQWRIVFFISAGVYFVGNLLFVIFSKTNVQHWNEPAKRNDERNGSTAAAVA
- the LOC119074087 gene encoding putative inorganic phosphate cotransporter isoform X3, which produces MVQNRRDDAGFFGVRHCQVFLLFLCLTIAYGMRVNLSVAIVAMLDRQSANPDFEEFDWDESSKSLVLSSFFWGYIITQIPAGQLAERCGAKYLLLVAMSICSLLTTLTPLCASYGGWMALCALRVLEGLCQGVLFPSTHSLLSKWAPASERATLGTYCYSGSQFGTVVMLSISGILASSAMGWPSIFYFSGVAGGVWAIFWFIFGSNSPSEYRNISAEERAFIESAVETASTTDETKKRPPTPWLAMFTSLPFISLIIVHSAHNWGFWTLLTKIPAYMASVLGLDIKSNALLSALPYFAMMMMSYFFSYLSSVLVKTNWVPLQYSRKLFNSIGHWIPMIALVALGYVTSEQKNLAIGLLTLAVGINAATYLGFQCNHIDLAPNYAGTLMGITNCCANIMSIIAPLVVGVIVKEESNSDQWRIVFFISAGVYFVGNLLFVIFSKTNVQHWNEPAKRNDERNGSTAAAVA